A single Chiroxiphia lanceolata isolate bChiLan1 chromosome 25, bChiLan1.pri, whole genome shotgun sequence DNA region contains:
- the RHOC gene encoding rho-related GTP-binding protein RhoC isoform X1, with the protein MMSFGKGAMAAIRKKLVIVGDGACGKTCLLIVFSKDQFPEVYVPTVFENYIADIEVDGKQVELALWDTAGQEDYDRLRPLSYPDTDVILMCFSIDSPDSLENIPEKWTPEVKHFCPNVPIILVGNKKDLRNDEHTRRELAKMKQEPVKPEEGRDMANRINAFGYLECSAKTKEGVREVFEMATRAGLQVRKNKKRRACPLL; encoded by the exons ATGATGTCCTTTGGAAAAGGAG CGATGGCAGCCATCAGGAAGAAGCTGGTGATCGTGGGAGACGGTGCCTGCGGGAAGACGTGTCTGCTGATCGTGTTCAGCAAGGACCAGTTCCCCGAGGTCTACGTGCCCACCGTGTTCGAGAACTACATTGCTGACATAGAGGTAGATGGGAAGCAG gtgGAACTGGCCCTGTGGGACACGGCAGGACAGGAGGACTATGACAGGCTGAGGCCCCTCTCGTACCCGGACACAGACGTTATCCTCATGTGCTTTTCCATCGACAGCCCGGACAGCCTCG AGAACATCCCTGAGAAATGGACGCCGGAGGTGAAGCACTTCTGCCCCAACGTGCCCATCATCCTGGTGGGGAACAAGAAGGACCTGCGGAACGACGAGCACACGCGGCGGGAGCTGGCCAAGATGAAGCAG GAGCCGGTGAAgccagaggaggggagggataTGGCCAACAGGATCAACGCCTTCGGGTACCTGGAGTGCTCGGCCAAGACGAAGGAAGGGGTGCGGGAGGTGTTCGAGATGGCCACCCGGGCCGGCCTGCAGGTCCGCAAGAACAAGAAGCGCAGAGCCTGCCcgctgctctga
- the MOV10 gene encoding helicase MOV-10 encodes MPRFRVAEARQWGDQFVQFLQETGREQECQRETLRSIYNLEFRGRTDTRTPNFSCTLNALRVTHRALVRGQVVQLKTVKRRVVVADQYRRPRADAQTSQPTSASGQQQPSSTPQTPRSYAQLRAELISGKHGVEIVSEYDQGNGEIRFPVERGRPRTVPVEVQNRGTQEVTLRRVQPRYQSPALSFSDEQGVTQGQSLVLHPGGRYPIHVRCLTSCNGHFPVVLVFEFTKEPNEPFSISRYVAAVAQSQLAKDLGPSAPYQPYQANLQRPVTVITEEGIPPDSSLRNELERELPLGTYQYPKNLKDTILLGPSTSASSNWATMSSLLEAPLQADNYQQKFQLLLYLEEIQMEVDIRRYDMQDVTMVQERGLLVLDVPGVAENRPSVLRGDHLFANLSSERDHSPLLQYKGYVHDVELDRVKLGFSPKMLSKFVKNLKFDVTFTFSRLPLQVQHRAVVLAMRHGLSSLLFPSASCHMSLFPGPFQPRWFDRKLQANEEQCRAVTHIVMGMSRPAPYLIFGPPGTGKTVTVVEAIKQVWTCFKDARILACAPSNSAADLLCQRLITDIPPRNVYRLIASSRNYREVPADIRPCCNWDDEQSSYVYPSKEYLGRYRILVTTLVTAGRLVSANFPPGYFSHVFIDECGHAVEPESVVAIAGLLTPMDQKTNPTGGQLVLAGDPKQLGPVLTSPLATEHGLGTSLLERLMLHNPLYQKSSEGYDPQFVTKLLWNYRSHEAILKIPNELFYDSELKACESDGLDVRNFYCNWEELPKQGFPIIFHGVCGEDQREEKSPSFFNTAEIEVLVDYLKKLLQSQGKKGCPTVSPKEIGIISPYRKQVEKIRRAITSLDPVLKRLADISQLKVGSVEEFQGQERRVILISTVRSYSAYLQFDRTFRLGFLKNPKRLNVALTRAKALLIVVGNPAVLSKDEHWHRFLMYCKEEGGYTGLPYEGEGTEQDRLVADLQGLRLNI; translated from the exons ATGCCGCGGTTCAGAGTGGCTGAGGCCAGGCAGTGGGGGGATCAGTTCGTGCAGTTCCTGCAGGAGACGGGCCGGGAGCAGGAGTGTCAGCGGGAAACTCTGCGGAGTATCTACAACCTCGAGTTCCGGGGCAG GACTGACACAAGGACTCCCAACTTCTCCTGCACTTTGAATGCCCTGAGGGTGACCCATCGGGCGCTGGTGCGGGGGCAGGTGGTGCAACTCAAGACG GTAAAGAGGCGCGTGGTGGTGGCAGACCAGTACCGGAGACCCAGAGCGGATGCACAGACATCACAGCCCACCTCTGCCtcggggcagcagcagcccagctccacTCCACAGACGCCCCGGAGCTACGCCCAGCTGCG CGCCGAGCTCATCAGCGGGAAGCACGGCGTGGAGATCGTCTCGGAGTACGACCAGGGCAACGGGGAGATCCGCTTCCCGGTGGAGCGGGGCAGGCCCCGGACGGTCCCCGTGGAGGTGCAGAACCGCGGGACGCAGGAGGTGACGCTGCGGCGGGTCCAGCCACGCTACCAGTCACCGGCGCTCTCCTTCAGCGACGAGCAaggggtgacacagggacagTCCCTGGTGCTCCACCCGG GTGGCAGGTACCCCATCCACGTGCGGTGCCTCACCTCCTGCAACGGGCACTTCCCCGTCGTGCTGGTGTTTGAGTTCACCAAGGAGCCCAACGAGCCCTTCAGCATCTCACGCTACGTCGCTGCCGTCGCCCAGAGCCAGCTGGCCAAGGACCTGGGGCCCTCGGCACCTTACCAGCCTTACCAGGCCAACCTCCAGCGCCCTGTCACCGTCATCACCGAGGAAGGCATCCCCCCCGACAG CTCCCTGAGAAACGAACTGGAGAGGGAACTCCCTCTGGGCACCTACCAATACCCAAAGAACCTCAAGGACACGATCCTGCTCGGACCCAGCACCAGTGCCAGCTCCAACTGGGCTACCATGAG ctcGCTGCTGGAAGCACCTCTGCAGGCTGACAACTACCAGCAGAagttccagctgctgctgtacCTGGAGGAGATCCAGATGGAGGTGGACATCCGGCGCTACGACATGCAGGACGTGACCATGGTGCAGGAGAGGGGGCTGCTGGTCCTCGAC GTGCCCGGCGTGGCCGAGAACCGCCCGTCCGTGCTGAGGGGTGACCACCTCTTTGCCAACCTGAGCAGCGAGCGGGACCATTCCCCGCTCCTCCAGTACAAGGGCTACGTGCACGACGTGGAGCTGGATAGGGTCAAGCTGGGCTTCTCCCCCAA GATGCTGAGTAAGTTTGTGAAGAACCTGAAGTTCGACGTGACCTTCACCTTCAGCCGGCTGCCTCTGCAGGTCCAGCACCGGGCTGTCGTCCTGGCCATGCGCCACGGCTTGtccagcctcctcttcccctccgCCTCCTGCCACATGTCCCTCTTCCCAGGCCCCTTCCAGCCGCG gtGGTTCGACCGCAAACTGCAGGCGAACGAGGAGCAGTGCAGGGCCGTGACCCACATCGTGATGGGGATGTCCCGACCGGCCCCCTACCTCATCTTCGGCCCCCCCGGCACCGGCAAGACGGTCACTGTGGTGGAGGCCATCAAGCAG GTGTGGACGTGCTTCAAGGATGCCCGGATCTTGGCCTGTGCCCCTTCCAACAGCGCCGCAGACCTGCTGTGCCAGCGCCTCATCACGGACATCCCCCCTCGGAATGTCTACAGGCTCATCGCCAGCTCCAGGAACTACAGGGAGGTGCCCGCTGATATCAGG ccctgctgcaacTGGGACGATGAGCAGAGCAGCTACGTGTACCCGAGCAAGGAGTACCTGGGGCGCTACCGGATCCTCGTCACCACGCTGGTGACAGCAGGAAG gctggtgTCAGCCAACTTCCCCCCTGGGTATTTCTCCCACGTCTTCATCGATGAGTGTGGCCACGCGGTAGAGCCGGAGAGTGTGGTCGCCATTGCCG ggctcCTGACTCCCATGGACCAGAAGACCAACCCCACTGGGgggcagctggtgctggcaggagaCCCCAAGCAGCTGGGCCCTGTCCTGACCTCCCCGCTGGCCACGGAGCACGGCTTGG GCACCTCGCTGCTGGAGAGGCTGATGCTGCACAACCCCCTGTACCAGAAGTCCAGTGAAGGATACGACCCACAGTTTGTCACCAAACTGCTCTGGAACTACAG GTCCCACGAGGCCATCCTGAAGATCCCCAACGAGCTCTTCTATGACAGCGAGCTGAAGGCGTGCGAGAGTGATGGACTGGATGTCCGGAATTTCTATTGCAACTGGGAGGAACTTCCCAAACAA GGCTTCCCCATAATCTTCCACGGGGTTTGTGGGGAAGaccagagagaggagaagagcCCCTCGTTCTTCAACACAGCCGAAATCGAGGTGCTGGTCGACTACCTcaagaagctgctgcagagccagggcaaGAAGGGCTGTCCCACTGTGTCCCCCAAGGAGATCGGCATCATCTCTCCCTACAGGAAGCAG GTGGAAAAGATTCGGAGAGccatcacctccctggaccCTGTCCTGAAGAGGCTGGCAGACATCAGCCAGCTGAAG GTGGGCTCCGTGGAGGAGTTCCAGGGCCAGGAGCGGCGCGTGATCCTCATCTCCACCGTGCGCAGCTACAGCGCGTACCTGCAGTTCGACAGGACCTTCAGGCTGGGCTTCCTCAAGAACCCCAAG AGGCTCAACGTGGCCCTCACCAGGGCCAAGGCTCTGCTGATCGTGGTGGGCAACCCGGCTGTGCTCAGCAAGGAcgagcactggcacag GTTCCTCATGTACTGCAAGGAAGAGGGTGGCTACACAGGACTCCCCTACGAGGGtgagggcacagagcaggacagactCGTTGCCGACCTCCAGGGGCTGAGGCTCAACATTTAA
- the PPM1J gene encoding protein phosphatase 1J isoform X1 — MLLRVRAAVAQLAAGLGAGAGAQPPAEPRGGGAGSGASPPAAAFCRPAFLQLTPEELRRADDHTGRAVQSPRDGRRRLPWRTGYAEVINAGKSQHNEDQACCEVVFVERRPSPRGRLMSREGGGELDGGRKGFYFHYWALFDGHAGSGAAVMASEKLHVHICEQLRDLVDILQDPSPPPICLPHGPGDPTRVSVAEDDGEVPNDAVPRFHLEKAVSHESLVIGAIENAFKHMDDQIERERGAQHLAGGCCALAAIYLMGKFYVANAGDSRAIIIRNGEIIPMSREFTPETERQRLQFLALLRPELLGKEFTHLEFPRRIQPKELGKKMLYRDQNMNGWAYKKIEEDDLKFPLIYGEGKKARMMATIGVTRGLGDHDLKVFSSNIHIKPFLSCFPEVRVYDLTQYEHCPDDVLVLGTDGLWDVTNDKEVAGVVMEVLTSYEPNDPCRYTMVAQELVVRSRGVLKERGWRLANDKLGSGDDISVFVIPLGGPGNYT, encoded by the exons ATGCTGCTGCGGGTGCGCGCCGCCGTGGCGCAGCTGGCGGCGGGGCTGGGCGCGGGGGCGGGCGCGCAGCCCCCCGCCGagccccggggcggcggggccgggagcggggcatCGCCGCCCGCGGCCGCGTTCTGCCGGCCGGCCTTCCTCCAGCTGACGCCCGAGGAGCTGCGCCGCGCCGACGATCACACCGGGCGGGCCGTGCAGAGCCCCCGCGACGGCCGCCGCCGCCTGCCCTGGAGGACGGGATACGCCGA GGTGATAAATGCAGGGAAGAGCCAGCACAATGAGGACCAGGCGTGCTGCGAGGTGGTGTTTGTGGAGAGGAGGCCCAGCCCGAGGGGCCGGCTGATGTCCCGGGAGGGCGGCGGGGAGCTGGACGGG ggcaggaagggtTTTTATTTCCACTACTGGGCCCTGTTTGACGGCCATGCAGGCAGTGGTGCTGCTGTCATGGCATCTGAGAAGCTCCACGTGCACATCTGTGAGCAGCTCCGGGACCTCGTGGACATCCTACAGgacccctcccctcctcccatctGCCTCCCACATGGCCCTGGGGATCCAACCCGGGTGTCAGTCGCAGAGGATGACGGGGAGGTCCCCAACGATGCTGTGCCACGGTTTCACCTGGAGAAAGCCGTGTCCCACGAGAGCCTGGTGATCGGCGCCATTGAGAACGCCTTCAAGCACATG GACGACCAGATCGAGCGGGAGCGGGGGGCCCAGCACCTCgctgggggctgctgtgccctggctgccATCTACCTCATGGGCAAGTTCTACGTGGCCAACGCTGGTGACAGCAG GGCCATTATCATCCGTAACGGGGAAATCATTCCAATGTCCAGGGAGTTTACTCCAGAGACAGAGAGGCAGAGGCTGCAGTTTTTA gcactgctgaggcctgagctgctggggaaggaatTCACCCACCTGGAGTTCCCCCGCAGGATCCAGCCCaaggagctggggaagaagaTGCTGTACAGGGACCAGAACATGAATGGCTG GGCTTACAAAAAGATAGAAGAGGATGACCTGAAGTTTCCACTTATCTACGGGGAAGGCAAAAAG GCTCGGATGATGGCCACAATCGGGGTCACACGGGGCCTGGGAGACCACGACCTCAAGGTGTTCAGCTCCAACATCCACATCAAGCCTTTCCTGTCCTGCTTCCCGGAG GTCAGGGTTTACGACCTCACACAGTACGAGCACTGCCCCGACGACGTTCTGGTCCTGGGCACCGACGGGCTCTGGGATGTCACCAACGACAAGGAGGTGGCTGGTGTGGTGATGGAGGTGCTGACGAGCTACGAGCCCAACGACCCCTGCAG GTACACCATGGTGGCCCAGGAGCTGGTGGTGCGGTCCCGGGGGGTGCTGAAGGAGCGGGGCTGGCGGCTGGCCAACGACAAGCTGGGCTCTGGCGATGACATCTCCGTCTTCGTGATCCCTCTGGGTGGCCCGGGCAACTACACGTGA
- the RHOC gene encoding rho-related GTP-binding protein RhoC isoform X2 produces the protein MKTMAAIRKKLVIVGDGACGKTCLLIVFSKDQFPEVYVPTVFENYIADIEVDGKQVELALWDTAGQEDYDRLRPLSYPDTDVILMCFSIDSPDSLENIPEKWTPEVKHFCPNVPIILVGNKKDLRNDEHTRRELAKMKQEPVKPEEGRDMANRINAFGYLECSAKTKEGVREVFEMATRAGLQVRKNKKRRACPLL, from the exons ATGAAAA CGATGGCAGCCATCAGGAAGAAGCTGGTGATCGTGGGAGACGGTGCCTGCGGGAAGACGTGTCTGCTGATCGTGTTCAGCAAGGACCAGTTCCCCGAGGTCTACGTGCCCACCGTGTTCGAGAACTACATTGCTGACATAGAGGTAGATGGGAAGCAG gtgGAACTGGCCCTGTGGGACACGGCAGGACAGGAGGACTATGACAGGCTGAGGCCCCTCTCGTACCCGGACACAGACGTTATCCTCATGTGCTTTTCCATCGACAGCCCGGACAGCCTCG AGAACATCCCTGAGAAATGGACGCCGGAGGTGAAGCACTTCTGCCCCAACGTGCCCATCATCCTGGTGGGGAACAAGAAGGACCTGCGGAACGACGAGCACACGCGGCGGGAGCTGGCCAAGATGAAGCAG GAGCCGGTGAAgccagaggaggggagggataTGGCCAACAGGATCAACGCCTTCGGGTACCTGGAGTGCTCGGCCAAGACGAAGGAAGGGGTGCGGGAGGTGTTCGAGATGGCCACCCGGGCCGGCCTGCAGGTCCGCAAGAACAAGAAGCGCAGAGCCTGCCcgctgctctga
- the PPM1J gene encoding protein phosphatase 1J isoform X3 — MGCGVINAGKSQHNEDQACCEVVFVERRPSPRGRLMSREGGGELDGGRKGFYFHYWALFDGHAGSGAAVMASEKLHVHICEQLRDLVDILQDPSPPPICLPHGPGDPTRVSVAEDDGEVPNDAVPRFHLEKAVSHESLVIGAIENAFKHMDDQIERERGAQHLAGGCCALAAIYLMGKFYVANAGDSRAIIIRNGEIIPMSREFTPETERQRLQFLALLRPELLGKEFTHLEFPRRIQPKELGKKMLYRDQNMNGWAYKKIEEDDLKFPLIYGEGKKARMMATIGVTRGLGDHDLKVFSSNIHIKPFLSCFPEVRVYDLTQYEHCPDDVLVLGTDGLWDVTNDKEVAGVVMEVLTSYEPNDPCRYTMVAQELVVRSRGVLKERGWRLANDKLGSGDDISVFVIPLGGPGNYT; from the exons ATGGGATGTGG GGTGATAAATGCAGGGAAGAGCCAGCACAATGAGGACCAGGCGTGCTGCGAGGTGGTGTTTGTGGAGAGGAGGCCCAGCCCGAGGGGCCGGCTGATGTCCCGGGAGGGCGGCGGGGAGCTGGACGGG ggcaggaagggtTTTTATTTCCACTACTGGGCCCTGTTTGACGGCCATGCAGGCAGTGGTGCTGCTGTCATGGCATCTGAGAAGCTCCACGTGCACATCTGTGAGCAGCTCCGGGACCTCGTGGACATCCTACAGgacccctcccctcctcccatctGCCTCCCACATGGCCCTGGGGATCCAACCCGGGTGTCAGTCGCAGAGGATGACGGGGAGGTCCCCAACGATGCTGTGCCACGGTTTCACCTGGAGAAAGCCGTGTCCCACGAGAGCCTGGTGATCGGCGCCATTGAGAACGCCTTCAAGCACATG GACGACCAGATCGAGCGGGAGCGGGGGGCCCAGCACCTCgctgggggctgctgtgccctggctgccATCTACCTCATGGGCAAGTTCTACGTGGCCAACGCTGGTGACAGCAG GGCCATTATCATCCGTAACGGGGAAATCATTCCAATGTCCAGGGAGTTTACTCCAGAGACAGAGAGGCAGAGGCTGCAGTTTTTA gcactgctgaggcctgagctgctggggaaggaatTCACCCACCTGGAGTTCCCCCGCAGGATCCAGCCCaaggagctggggaagaagaTGCTGTACAGGGACCAGAACATGAATGGCTG GGCTTACAAAAAGATAGAAGAGGATGACCTGAAGTTTCCACTTATCTACGGGGAAGGCAAAAAG GCTCGGATGATGGCCACAATCGGGGTCACACGGGGCCTGGGAGACCACGACCTCAAGGTGTTCAGCTCCAACATCCACATCAAGCCTTTCCTGTCCTGCTTCCCGGAG GTCAGGGTTTACGACCTCACACAGTACGAGCACTGCCCCGACGACGTTCTGGTCCTGGGCACCGACGGGCTCTGGGATGTCACCAACGACAAGGAGGTGGCTGGTGTGGTGATGGAGGTGCTGACGAGCTACGAGCCCAACGACCCCTGCAG GTACACCATGGTGGCCCAGGAGCTGGTGGTGCGGTCCCGGGGGGTGCTGAAGGAGCGGGGCTGGCGGCTGGCCAACGACAAGCTGGGCTCTGGCGATGACATCTCCGTCTTCGTGATCCCTCTGGGTGGCCCGGGCAACTACACGTGA
- the RHOC gene encoding rho-related GTP-binding protein RhoC isoform X3, whose product MAAIRKKLVIVGDGACGKTCLLIVFSKDQFPEVYVPTVFENYIADIEVDGKQVELALWDTAGQEDYDRLRPLSYPDTDVILMCFSIDSPDSLENIPEKWTPEVKHFCPNVPIILVGNKKDLRNDEHTRRELAKMKQEPVKPEEGRDMANRINAFGYLECSAKTKEGVREVFEMATRAGLQVRKNKKRRACPLL is encoded by the exons ATGGCAGCCATCAGGAAGAAGCTGGTGATCGTGGGAGACGGTGCCTGCGGGAAGACGTGTCTGCTGATCGTGTTCAGCAAGGACCAGTTCCCCGAGGTCTACGTGCCCACCGTGTTCGAGAACTACATTGCTGACATAGAGGTAGATGGGAAGCAG gtgGAACTGGCCCTGTGGGACACGGCAGGACAGGAGGACTATGACAGGCTGAGGCCCCTCTCGTACCCGGACACAGACGTTATCCTCATGTGCTTTTCCATCGACAGCCCGGACAGCCTCG AGAACATCCCTGAGAAATGGACGCCGGAGGTGAAGCACTTCTGCCCCAACGTGCCCATCATCCTGGTGGGGAACAAGAAGGACCTGCGGAACGACGAGCACACGCGGCGGGAGCTGGCCAAGATGAAGCAG GAGCCGGTGAAgccagaggaggggagggataTGGCCAACAGGATCAACGCCTTCGGGTACCTGGAGTGCTCGGCCAAGACGAAGGAAGGGGTGCGGGAGGTGTTCGAGATGGCCACCCGGGCCGGCCTGCAGGTCCGCAAGAACAAGAAGCGCAGAGCCTGCCcgctgctctga
- the PPM1J gene encoding protein phosphatase 1J isoform X2 — MLLRVRAAVAQLAAGLGAGAGAQPPAEPRGGGAGSGASPPAAAFCRPAFLQLTPEELRRADDHTGRAVQSPRDGRRRLPWRTGYAEVINAGKSQHNEDQACCEVVFVERRPSPRGRLMSREGGGELDGGRKGFYFHYWALFDGHAGSGAAVMASEKLHVHICEQLRDLVDILQDPSPPPICLPHGPGDPTRVSVAEDDGEVPNDAVPRFHLEKAVSHESLVIGAIENAFKHMDDQIERERGAQHLAGGCCALAAIYLMGKFYVANAGDSRAIIIRNGEIIPMSREFTPETERQRLQFLALLRPELLGKEFTHLEFPRRIQPKELGKKMLYRDQNMNGWAYKKIEEDDLKFPLIYGEGKKARMMATIGVTRGLGDHDLKVFSSNIHIKPFLSCFPEVRVYDLTQYEHCPDDVLVLGTDGLWDVTNDKEVAGVVMEVLTSYEPNDPCRSLQGTLPCPSSCSSFSFLARTLHQGLWGGC; from the exons ATGCTGCTGCGGGTGCGCGCCGCCGTGGCGCAGCTGGCGGCGGGGCTGGGCGCGGGGGCGGGCGCGCAGCCCCCCGCCGagccccggggcggcggggccgggagcggggcatCGCCGCCCGCGGCCGCGTTCTGCCGGCCGGCCTTCCTCCAGCTGACGCCCGAGGAGCTGCGCCGCGCCGACGATCACACCGGGCGGGCCGTGCAGAGCCCCCGCGACGGCCGCCGCCGCCTGCCCTGGAGGACGGGATACGCCGA GGTGATAAATGCAGGGAAGAGCCAGCACAATGAGGACCAGGCGTGCTGCGAGGTGGTGTTTGTGGAGAGGAGGCCCAGCCCGAGGGGCCGGCTGATGTCCCGGGAGGGCGGCGGGGAGCTGGACGGG ggcaggaagggtTTTTATTTCCACTACTGGGCCCTGTTTGACGGCCATGCAGGCAGTGGTGCTGCTGTCATGGCATCTGAGAAGCTCCACGTGCACATCTGTGAGCAGCTCCGGGACCTCGTGGACATCCTACAGgacccctcccctcctcccatctGCCTCCCACATGGCCCTGGGGATCCAACCCGGGTGTCAGTCGCAGAGGATGACGGGGAGGTCCCCAACGATGCTGTGCCACGGTTTCACCTGGAGAAAGCCGTGTCCCACGAGAGCCTGGTGATCGGCGCCATTGAGAACGCCTTCAAGCACATG GACGACCAGATCGAGCGGGAGCGGGGGGCCCAGCACCTCgctgggggctgctgtgccctggctgccATCTACCTCATGGGCAAGTTCTACGTGGCCAACGCTGGTGACAGCAG GGCCATTATCATCCGTAACGGGGAAATCATTCCAATGTCCAGGGAGTTTACTCCAGAGACAGAGAGGCAGAGGCTGCAGTTTTTA gcactgctgaggcctgagctgctggggaaggaatTCACCCACCTGGAGTTCCCCCGCAGGATCCAGCCCaaggagctggggaagaagaTGCTGTACAGGGACCAGAACATGAATGGCTG GGCTTACAAAAAGATAGAAGAGGATGACCTGAAGTTTCCACTTATCTACGGGGAAGGCAAAAAG GCTCGGATGATGGCCACAATCGGGGTCACACGGGGCCTGGGAGACCACGACCTCAAGGTGTTCAGCTCCAACATCCACATCAAGCCTTTCCTGTCCTGCTTCCCGGAG GTCAGGGTTTACGACCTCACACAGTACGAGCACTGCCCCGACGACGTTCTGGTCCTGGGCACCGACGGGCTCTGGGATGTCACCAACGACAAGGAGGTGGCTGGTGTGGTGATGGAGGTGCTGACGAGCTACGAGCCCAACGACCCCTGCAG ATCTCTCCAAGGGACCCTTCCCTGCCCCTCgagctgctccagcttctcCTTCCTTGCCAGGACGCTGCATCAGGGGCTCTGGGGTGGCTGCTGA